The Papilio machaon chromosome 3, ilPapMach1.1, whole genome shotgun sequence genome window below encodes:
- the LOC106712359 gene encoding cyclin-C isoform X2: MAENLDCCLIVYQPYRPLLLFVQDIGPDEQLLTYAWRIVNDSLRTDVSLLFPPYQIAIGAMHIACVMLGKENLKPWFAELNVDMDKIQEIVRSIINLYEMWKSYDEKKEIQGLLGKMPKPKPAPQR; encoded by the exons ATGGCAG AAAATCTCGATTGCTGTCTCATTGTATACCAGCCATACCGACCTTTGCTGTTATTTGTGCAAGATATAGGACCAGATGAACAACTGCTAACATATGCTTGGAGAATTGTTAATGACTCTCTGAGAACTGATGTCAGTTTACTTTTTCCACCTTACCAG ATTGCCATTGGAGCCATGCATATAGCATGTGTAATGCTTGGAAAGGAAAACCTGAAACCATGGTTTGCGGAACTCAATGTTGACATGGATAAG ATCCAAGAAATAGTGAGATCTATTATcaatttgtatgaaatgtgGAAAAGTTACgatgaaaagaaagaaatacaagGACTCCTGGGAAAAATGCCGAAACCAAAGCCTGCACCccaaagataa
- the LOC106712359 gene encoding cyclin-C isoform X1: MAGNFWQSSHHQQWILDKQDLVRDRQHDLNILTEEEYQKIFNFFASIIQVLGEQLKLRQQVIATATVYFKRFYARNSLKCIDPLLLAPTCVFLASKVEEFGVISNSRLITTCQTVIKNKFSYAYGQQEFPYRTNHILECEFYLLENLDCCLIVYQPYRPLLLFVQDIGPDEQLLTYAWRIVNDSLRTDVSLLFPPYQIAIGAMHIACVMLGKENLKPWFAELNVDMDKIQEIVRSIINLYEMWKSYDEKKEIQGLLGKMPKPKPAPQR, encoded by the exons ATGGCAGGTAATTTTTGGCAAAGCTCACATCACCAGCAATGGATATTAGATAAGCAAGACTTGGTTCGAGATCGACAAcatgatttaaacattttgacaGAAGAAGAATATCAGAAAATATTCAACTTCTTTGCAAGTATAATTCAAGTTTTAGGAGAGCAACTTAAGCTTAGACAGCAAGTTATAGCGACAGCTACAGTATACTTCAAGAGATTTTATGCGAGAAACTCATTGAAATGCATAGACCCCCTGCTTTTAGCGCCTACTTGCGTGTTTCTCGCTTCGAAGGTTGAAGAGTTCGGTGTTATATCTAATTCTAGACTAATAACTACTTGCCAAACtgttataaagaataaatttagttaCGCATATGGACAACAGGAGTTTCCTTATCGAACTAATCACATTTTAGAATGTGAGTTTTACCTTTTAGAAAATCTCGATTGCTGTCTCATTGTATACCAGCCATACCGACCTTTGCTGTTATTTGTGCAAGATATAGGACCAGATGAACAACTGCTAACATATGCTTGGAGAATTGTTAATGACTCTCTGAGAACTGATGTCAGTTTACTTTTTCCACCTTACCAG ATTGCCATTGGAGCCATGCATATAGCATGTGTAATGCTTGGAAAGGAAAACCTGAAACCATGGTTTGCGGAACTCAATGTTGACATGGATAAG ATCCAAGAAATAGTGAGATCTATTATcaatttgtatgaaatgtgGAAAAGTTACgatgaaaagaaagaaatacaagGACTCCTGGGAAAAATGCCGAAACCAAAGCCTGCACCccaaagataa
- the LOC106712382 gene encoding uncharacterized protein LOC106712382 isoform X1: MKSLLLFCFIACAYASLLPRVLDNGWEDYGPYEGLYKIGNISNNYLPLTKEDLRASKRGAQVLHNVKTFIETGFYTLPPLDPYYKDSLQPLVIADDKHLSLTAKLSHFNVTGLVAFTSDLLEIRYGNGRVDYRIAVPQVKINTIAHINLLVGRIFEFRADGVLSVLLNDVVVRGALQVVQVPRHGNRVYQLQGQHTRLHVGDVKAKFEPYLKGPGHKSSALGYGSDTWDDCLHLLLEHINEFLAKLVFHQANEILDGPTVNQINAYLLGADPTM; the protein is encoded by the exons ATGAAGAGTCttctattgttttgttttatcgcTTGTGCGTACGCCAGTTTACTACCACGAGTGT tagACAATGGTTGGGAGGATTATGGGCCTTACGAGGGTTTGTATAAGATCGGCAACATATCAAATAATTACTTGCCCCTGACCAAAGAGGACCTGAGAGCCAGCAAGAGAGGTGCTCAGGTTCTTCATAATGTCAAGACATTCATCGAAACTGGATTTTACACGTTGCCGCCGTTAGATCCATATTATAAAGATAGTTTGCAGCCTCTCGTCATTGCAGATGATAAACACCTTTC GCTTACAGCAAAATTATCTCATTTCAATGTTACTGGATTAGTTGCATTTACCAGTGATCTGCTGGAAATACGTTATGGTAACGGAAGAGTGGATTACAGAATCGCAGTGCCGCAAGTCAAAATTAATA CCATTGCTCATATCAATCTGTTGGTGGGTCGTATATTTGAATTCAGAGCCGATGGAGTGTTAAG TGTACTCCTGAACGACGTGGTGGTGCGAGGCGCGCTGCAGGTGGTGCAAGTGCCCCGGCACGGCAACAGGGTGTACCAGCTGCAAGGCCAGCACACGAGACTGCACGTCGGCGACGTCAAG GCGAAATTTGAACCCTATCTAAAAGGACCTGGCCATAAATCCAGCGCTCTGGGCTATGGTTCTGACACATGGGATGATTGTCTTCACCTTCTGTTAGAGCACATAAATGAGTTCCTAGCTAAACTGGTCTTCCATCAAGCTAACGAAATACTCGACGGGCCGACCGTTAATCAAATAAACGCATATCTTCTGGGGGCTGATCCCACGATGTAA
- the LOC106712382 gene encoding uncharacterized protein LOC106712382 isoform X2 — MKSLLLFCFIACAYASLLPRVYNGWEDYGPYEGLYKIGNISNNYLPLTKEDLRASKRGAQVLHNVKTFIETGFYTLPPLDPYYKDSLQPLVIADDKHLSLTAKLSHFNVTGLVAFTSDLLEIRYGNGRVDYRIAVPQVKINTIAHINLLVGRIFEFRADGVLSVLLNDVVVRGALQVVQVPRHGNRVYQLQGQHTRLHVGDVKAKFEPYLKGPGHKSSALGYGSDTWDDCLHLLLEHINEFLAKLVFHQANEILDGPTVNQINAYLLGADPTM; from the exons ATGAAGAGTCttctattgttttgttttatcgcTTGTGCGTACGCCAGTTTACTACCACGAGTGT ACAATGGTTGGGAGGATTATGGGCCTTACGAGGGTTTGTATAAGATCGGCAACATATCAAATAATTACTTGCCCCTGACCAAAGAGGACCTGAGAGCCAGCAAGAGAGGTGCTCAGGTTCTTCATAATGTCAAGACATTCATCGAAACTGGATTTTACACGTTGCCGCCGTTAGATCCATATTATAAAGATAGTTTGCAGCCTCTCGTCATTGCAGATGATAAACACCTTTC GCTTACAGCAAAATTATCTCATTTCAATGTTACTGGATTAGTTGCATTTACCAGTGATCTGCTGGAAATACGTTATGGTAACGGAAGAGTGGATTACAGAATCGCAGTGCCGCAAGTCAAAATTAATA CCATTGCTCATATCAATCTGTTGGTGGGTCGTATATTTGAATTCAGAGCCGATGGAGTGTTAAG TGTACTCCTGAACGACGTGGTGGTGCGAGGCGCGCTGCAGGTGGTGCAAGTGCCCCGGCACGGCAACAGGGTGTACCAGCTGCAAGGCCAGCACACGAGACTGCACGTCGGCGACGTCAAG GCGAAATTTGAACCCTATCTAAAAGGACCTGGCCATAAATCCAGCGCTCTGGGCTATGGTTCTGACACATGGGATGATTGTCTTCACCTTCTGTTAGAGCACATAAATGAGTTCCTAGCTAAACTGGTCTTCCATCAAGCTAACGAAATACTCGACGGGCCGACCGTTAATCAAATAAACGCATATCTTCTGGGGGCTGATCCCACGATGTAA
- the LOC106712255 gene encoding uncharacterized protein LOC106712255, with the protein MKTILLIGFIAYVNAHLPLELDGLLTKKFYVHLGPYDAEVKIGNLSKRYPTLDDKDLQASRNARQFFEESRSLFKYGFYTLPPLDPYTRDYMPTFGLNDDINKLKGYVQLTDYNVTGLVKFVQNLVEIRLKTGRLDYALNIPQLLVGVNLNGHVIWNDRMPIQFEGRLSLALQGITVLGAVQTKPTQLNKEWVLQLVGQHARVHIHDVAFEFRGSRFDIMRRFDNSVTSGTDFGVLGDTYNNLKDHIDNYVAKLVFDQANEILNGPTVKQILAFLLPKH; encoded by the exons ATGAAGACCATACTTCTGATAGGTTTCATTGCGTATGTGAACGCACATTTACCTTTAGAATTGGATGGATTGT tGACAAAAAAATTCTACGTACATTTGGGCCCTTACGATGCGGAAGTGAAGATAGGCAATCTGTCCAAACGCTACCCCACTTTGGATGACAAAGATTTGCAAGCCAGTCGAAATGCGCGCCAGTTTTTTGAAGAGTCGCGATCGCTTTTCAAATATGGCTTCTACACATTGCCGCCGCTAGACCCATACACCAGAGACTACATGCCAACATTTGGCTTGAatgatgatataaataaacttaa agGTTATGTTCAATTAACGGATTATAACGTGACTGGATTGgttaaatttgttcaaaatCTAGTGGAAATACGACTTAAAACAGGAAGATTGGATTACGCATTGAATATACCGCAGCTCCTCGTTGGAG TGAATTTAAATGGTCACGTTATATGGAATGATAGGATGCCAATACAATTTGAAGGACGATTGAG TTTAGCGCTCCAAGGAATAACGGTACTGGGAGCCGTACAGACGAAACCTACGCAGCTCAACAAGGAGTGGGTCTTACAGTTGGTAGGTCAGCACGCTCGAGTTCACATCCACGATGTAGCG TTTGAATTCAGAGGGTCCCGTTTTGATATAATGAGACGCTTCGACAATTCGGTAACAAGTGGAACCGATTTTGGTGTACTTGGTGACACATATAACAACCTAAAGGATCATATAGATAATTACGTGGCTAAACTCGTTTTTGACCAAGCTAACGAAATCTTGAATGGACCAACAGTGAAACAAATATTAGCCTTCCTGTTACCAAAACATTAG
- the LOC106712323 gene encoding lethal(2)neighbour of tid protein 2, with protein sequence MGSRSKFQDISRYVKKMMSFTFIKGLFLNPAKLSITAFIIIIAELVLNILIVERVPYTEIDWKAYMQECEGFLNGTLDYSQLRGDTGPLVYPAGFVYIYSMFYFLTNQGQNIKLAQYIFIGIYLLQLHFVFEIYKKTRKVPPYVLLITILTSYRIHSIHVLRLFNDPIAVLFLYIALNYFIESKWNLGSIFYSLGVSIKMNILLYAPALFFFYLVNLGLKDTFKQIFLCGLIQLILGLPFLLVAPISYLRGSFDIGRVFNHTWTVNYRFLDVKVFENTYFHITLLAIHILLLMIFLPMCIQYFKSYCRLRYVQKQVQPQIDAKNVENKRKAKMMKDKLKVQENEEKLTKDQEEFLNSFESMLQKTSNTNAKKKKVVDVTEKLHYSINFDIISQLFILPMFLTNFIGVVCARSLHYQFYSWYFHSLPYLLWSTNLSVIVRFLILALIEFCWNTYPSTNATSAMLHVCHLIILYNIYKKTSTELKVASKVE encoded by the coding sequence atgGGAAGTCGAAGCAAATTTCAAGACATATCaagatatgtaaaaaaaatgatgagcTTTACCTTTATAAAAGGATTATTCCTGAACCCGGCGAAATTGTCGATCACGgcgtttattataattattgcagAGCTTGTACTCAACATACTGATTGTGGAGAGAGTACCTTACACAGAAATTGACTGGAAGGCTTATATGCAAGAATGTGAAGGATTCTTAAATGGTACATTAGATTACAGTCAACTACGAGGGGATACAGGTCCACTAGTCTACCCCGCTggatttgtttatatttattctatgttttatttcttaacaaatcaaggacaaaatataaaacttgctcaatatatatttataggtatatatttattacaattgcaCTTTGTTTTTGAGATTTATAAAAAGACTAGAAAAGTTCCACCATATGTGCTCctcattacaattttaaccTCATATAGAATTCACTCAATTCATGTTTTAAGATTGTTCAATGATCCAATAGCTGTTCTTTTCCTTTATATTGCATTAAACTACTTTATAGAATCAAAATGGAATTTAGGGAGCATTTTTTATAGCCTTGGTgtttctataaaaatgaatattttactgtatgCTCCagctttattctttttttatttggtaaatTTAGGTTTAAAAGAcactttcaaacaaatattcttGTGTGGTTTAATACAACTAATTCTTGGCTTACCATTTTTATTAGTAGCACCAATTTCTTACTTGCGAGGAAGTTTTGATATAGGTCGTGTTTTTAATCACACTTGGACTGTCAATTATAGATTCCTTGATGTGAAAGTGtttgaaaatacatatttccATATAACATTGTTAgcaatacatattttactgCTCATGATATTTTTACCCATgtgtatacaatattttaagagTTATTGTAGACTAAgatatgtacaaaaacaagTTCAACCACAAATAGATGCTAAAAATGTTGAGAATAAGAGAAAAGCAAAAATGatgaaagataaattaaaagtacaggaaaatgaagaaaagttaacaaaagatCAAGAGGAGTTTCTAAATTCATTTGAATCAATgctacaaaaaacatcaaatacaaatgcaaagaagaaaaaagttGTAGATGTAACTGAGAAGTTACATTACAGCATTAACTTTGACATAATATCTCAATTGTTCATTTTGCCAATGTTTTTGACCAACTTTATTGGGGTAGTTTGTGCAAGGAGTCTGCATTACCAGTTCTATTCATGGTATTTTCACAGCCTACCCTATCTCTTATGGTCTACAAATCTCTCTGTTATCGTTAGATTTTTGATCTTAGCCCTAATTGAATTCTGTTGGAACACATACCCGAGCACCAATGCAACAAGTGCAATGTTACATGTGTGTcatcttattattttgtataatatttataaaaagacatCAACTGAATTAAAAGTAGCTTCAAAAGTTGAATAA